In Phocoena sinus isolate mPhoSin1 chromosome 10, mPhoSin1.pri, whole genome shotgun sequence, a single genomic region encodes these proteins:
- the LOC116760948 gene encoding LOW QUALITY PROTEIN: histamine N-methyltransferase-like (The sequence of the model RefSeq protein was modified relative to this genomic sequence to represent the inferred CDS: substituted 1 base at 1 genomic stop codon) codes for MASSMKSLFSDHSRYVESFRRFLDNSTGHQQCXYCYCMQQFMDEKLPGIIARIGDTKSEIKILSIGGGAGEIDLHILSKVQAQYPGVSINNEVVEPSAEQITKYKELVAKTSNLENIKFTWHKETSPEYQNRMMEKKEPQKWDFIHMIQMLYYVKDIPATLKFFHSLLATSAKILITLVSGTSGWDKLWKKYRSHLPWDDLCQYVTSSDLVQMLDKLGIKYECYDLLSTMDISDCFNDSNENEDLLWDFLTETCNFSTTAPPDLKAEIMKDLQDPEFSVKKEGKVLFNNSLSFIVVEA; via the coding sequence ATGGCATCTTCCATGAAGAGcttgttttctgaccacagcagaTATGTTGAATCTTTCCGGAGGTTTCTCGACAATTCCACGGGGCATCAGCAATGCTGATACTGCTATTGCATGCAGCAATTCATGGACGAGAAGCTGCCGGGCATAATAGCAAGGATTGGAGACACAAAATCTGAAATTAAGATTCTAAGCATTGGTGGAGGTGCAGGTGAAATTGATCTTCATATCCTCTCCAAAGTGCAGGCTCAATACCCAGGAGTTAGTATAAACAATGAAGTTGTTGAACCAAGTGCTGAACAAATCACCAAGTACAAAGAGCTTGTAGCCAAGACATCAAACCTcgagaacataaaatttacttgGCATAAGGAGACATCACCTGAATATCAAAATAGAatgatggagaaaaaagaacctcAGAAGTGGGACTTTATTCATATGATTCAGATGCTGTATTATGTAAAAGACATCCCAGCCACCCTGAAATTCTTCCATAGTCTCTTAGCTACCAGTGCTAAGATTCTCATTACTCTTGTGTCCGGAACCAGTGGCTGGGACAAGCTATGGAAAAAGTACAGGTCTCACTTACCCTGGGATGACCTCTGCCAGTATGTCACGTCATCTGACCTCGTGCAGATGCTGGACAAGTTGGGGATTAAGTATGAGTGTTATGACCTTCTGTCCACCATGGACATATCTGACTGTTTTAAtgacagcaatgaaaatgaagaccTGCTTTGGGATTTTTTGACAGAAACCTGCAACTTTAGTACAACAGCACCACCTGATCTCAAAGCAGAAATTATGAAAGATCTTCAAGACCCTGAATTCAgtgtaaagaaagagggaaaggttCTTTTCAATAACAGTCTGAGTTTCATAGTGGTTGAGGCATAA